ACGAACGTTGACTTTGCTCCCCCGGTGGAGTACATGCAGGACGTGCTGCTGCCCAACCTAAGACACTTCGGGGCTAGCTTCGACCTGAAGGTGCAGCGGTACGGCTTCTATCCACGCGGCCAAGGCAGATGCCAGTTGGACGTGGAACCCGTTGCCAAGCTGAATCCCGGAAAATTAGTGGCTTTCGGCAACATCAAATCGGTCAGCGGAGTGGCCTACTGCGCCGGCCGCTTGCCAGTAAATATTGCGATTGACATGCAACAGTCGGCGCAACGCGAGATACATCGTATGTGGCCGTCCCAGAAGTGCAACATCGAGCCGATTAAGCATTCGCGCCAGAAGGCATACTACGATGGAGCCGGGATCTTGATGACAGTCAACACGACCGCCGACGTTGTCCTAGGTGCTTCCGCATTGGGCAAAAAGAGGATCGATGGACACCTTCTCGGCTTAGAGGTGTCGTGCCAACTGGGCGGGTATATCCGCGAGAAAGTCTGCGTTGACAATTACATGCAGGACCAGCTCATCATCTACATGTCCCTGGCCGTCGGCCGCTCAACTATGCGCACAGGCAAGCTGACCAATCACACGCGCACCGCCATCAACGTAGCCGAGCAAATGACAGGCGTCAAGTTCGACGTGGCGACGGAGCCCGACGGCCAGATGCTAGTCAGCTGCCAGGGCTTGGGACATCTGAACAAGTTGATTTAACAATCGATAGATCTCTTTACTCTAAGGCAACCTTAAATTAATGTCTACATATATAGAGAATATACGTGTCCTAAAGGCGCCGGAAAATGGCCAGAAAATGGTCGCCCTTGTTTCGAACCACCTTAGCGCCTTCCTCGCTGCTTTGGTACAGCTTCGGGGTGATGGGATCAGCATTCTGTGGGTTTAAGCGTATTGATTAATGTGTGACTTGGCTTCGTGATCGTGGTTTTGAACTACGTACGGCCTCCTCTTCGGTAAGACGCTCGTAAAGCGGATGTTCCTCCATATGTGTCACTATCCACTTGTGCAGGTCCTCTACGTCCGTCATGGTGTACACCAGACCCTGCGTAAGCAGACTAAGTTGTATCTGCATTTCTAGCACTTAGAGGGAATTGTGGGACTTACCCCCTTCCTGAGGACATAGGCATATTCGGAGAGCAGAGCCTGGTTGATGATACGCCACTTGTGCTTGGCGCGCTTGAAATGCGGGTCCGGGTAGAGGAAGAACATCTTCTCCAGCTGGCCCTTGCTGAAGTAGTTGGGCAGATACTTCATGGCGTTGGTGCGTAGGCAGGCGATGTTCTGGTATGCACCCGTATCCGCACTTCGTCGACGCAGTGCCGCAATCCGGTCCACCACGTAGTCGGACACCTTGACGCGGATTTCCATGCCGATGGACAGCTTTTCGGGAAACATCTCGCCCAGGGTGACGAGAAAGCCGCCGTAGCCGCAGCCTACGTCCGCAAAACTTACCTGCTGGCCCTGCTGTATGCTCGGGTACATGGAGCGCCAGTCAACATCTTCCGGGCGAGCAGGACTATGGGACGGAGCCTTTAGTGTGTGGAGTCCATTTCGTGGTCTACTCACTAGTCGAAGCTGTGGTCCGCAATGGGATTCGAGTGCGCACGCTGGCGGTAGTAGCGCTTTTGCGGCAACCCCGTCACCGCCGACGTGGGGTTCAGCACATCCGGCTCCTGGTTCTGGCTCTGATCCTGAGCCTGTCCACCGGTGGCCACCATTACTGGAAATTTGCAGAGGCGAGTGATATCAGGCACCAAcgaggagaagcagcagcacgTTGCGAACGCTTTTGAAAACAGCATTAATATACTAAAATATACCAAGGCATACGTTTCTGTTGTGTTAGGGGCATTCAAACGGTATTTTCGTTTAAAATCggattgaaaaaaaaactttaaaaacacTTATATTTTGATAAGTAAATATTCATATCTTGGCTAAAAAACGTCACACAATCAGGAAAAGTAATGTTTCGCATTCAATATTTGGACCATTattgtggccaaaaacttttggcgCTGCgatattaataaaatgcaacTTTTTCCCGGATTTTGACATCAGGGGATCAGAAATCATAGCAGGTGCCAGCTGGTTTCCGCCAGAACATGAAAATAGCTGATTTGTTTTCAAAACGCCGCTTCCAGTAATTGTTCGACCAATGGGAAATAGCTATGTGGAAGGCAACCGTAAATTAACTTAAAGAAAGAATGTGACAAAATCCATGAAACCATATGGTCCTTGGTCACATCCTGAAAATTATGTTCGACTGGTGTCTGAACAAAGAGAAAGTCGCTATATTTTGCCAAGTTTTGAAAGTTTCAAGTTTCAGCCTGTATTGTTTTTGGTTTCCGACACCaggcaaacataaattatagCAGTTGTCAGCTGGCAGCACAgattaaaaccaaaacat
This Drosophila simulans strain w501 chromosome X, Prin_Dsim_3.1, whole genome shotgun sequence DNA region includes the following protein-coding sequences:
- the LOC6724913 gene encoding tRNA (guanine-N(7)-)-methyltransferase, producing MLFSKAFATCCCFSSLVPDITRLCKFPVMVATGGQAQDQSQNQEPDVLNPTSAVTGLPQKRYYRQRAHSNPIADHSFDYPARPEDVDWRSMYPSIQQGQQVSFADVGCGYGGFLVTLGEMFPEKLSIGMEIRVKVSDYVVDRIAALRRRSADTGAYQNIACLRTNAMKYLPNYFSKGQLEKMFFLYPDPHFKRAKHKWRIINQALLSEYAYVLRKGGLVYTMTDVEDLHKWIVTHMEEHPLYERLTEEEANADPITPKLYQSSEEGAKVVRNKGDHFLAIFRRL
- the LOC6724912 gene encoding RNA 3'-terminal phosphate cyclase, giving the protein MDAKQFVEIDGSYLEGGGQALRNALSLSCILGKPVRVVKIRANRPNPGLSRQHLHGLNLLRDITNADVVGNYLLSSTVEFTPGTIVDNTYRVETHTAASITLIYQMALPVLLFAGRSSRLIVCGGTNVDFAPPVEYMQDVLLPNLRHFGASFDLKVQRYGFYPRGQGRCQLDVEPVAKLNPGKLVAFGNIKSVSGVAYCAGRLPVNIAIDMQQSAQREIHRMWPSQKCNIEPIKHSRQKAYYDGAGILMTVNTTADVVLGASALGKKRIDGHLLGLEVSCQLGGYIREKVCVDNYMQDQLIIYMSLAVGRSTMRTGKLTNHTRTAINVAEQMTGVKFDVATEPDGQMLVSCQGLGHLNKLI